The genomic stretch TCGTCCCCGAGTCGAGTCACAACGCCAACCTGGGCGTGGAGCTCCTCCCCATCGTCACGTCCGTTGGCCGCTTCGGTGCCAACGCGGTTGTGGGCGTCCGCGACGTCGAGAACCTCATCCAGCTCTTCCCTGGCGACGCCACGCAGGCCTACGAGAACGTGGACCACGGCCGCTCCTTCTCGGCGCACGCAGGCCTGGACTGGGACTCACCCGGCGACTGGGTGGGGCTCACCGGCACCGTCACCTGGCTCGACTTCCGCAACCTCGCGCAGGACGGCCAGTTCGCCCGCTTTCACGGGGACCGCATGCCCAACATTCCCTGGCTCCAGGCCTCGGCGACCGCGCGCTTCCAGAAGCGTCAGCTCTGGAGCTCCCAGGACGCTCTTGGTCTGGAGTGGACGACCCGTTTCGTCGAGTCGTTCTACCGCTCCTGGGAGAGCGCCGGGCGGGGCGGCGACAAGGCGCGGGTGCCCACCCAGGTGCTGCACTTCGCCGCGCTCACCTACCGCTCCCGGTTCGAGGGACGCGCCTTCTCCTTCTCCTTCAATCTCCAGAATCTCACCGACGCTCCCGCCTTCGACATCGTCGGTGTCCAGAAGCCGGGCCGCGCGTTCTCCGCGCGCGCCACGGTTGATCTCTGAGCGCTCGATGAGGCGCTTCGAGTCTCCTCGCAGGAACCCTCCGCCAAAAGGAAGCCCGATGAAGCTGAAAACCGCACTCCTCGCCCTCGCCGTGTTCGCCACCGCCTGCTCGGATTCGGAAGACCCGAAGCCTTCGGACGGCGGCACCCAGGTGGACCCCGACGCTGGAACCGCCGAGCCCCTCTATGCCGCCATCACCCAGGTCGCCATCGCTGGTGGAAACACCCAGAGCTACCTGGTGACGTTGGACGACATCGAGAAGGCGCAGACCGTCGGGATTGGCGACGCAATCGAGCTTCCCGCGGACGCGTACATCGCCGCCGGCCTTCCGGGCACCGGCAAGTTCATTGTCAGCAGCTCGAGGCTGCCGACGGTGACCCCCTACACCCTCAACGCTGATGGCTCGCTCAAGGTCGGCGATCCGCTTTCGTTCACCAGCCAGGGTGTCGCCGCGACCGGTGGCTATCAGTCCCAGCACTACTTCGTCAGCGAGACGAAGGCCTATTACTTCGACCACGTGAACTACAAGCTGGTCATCTGGAATCCCCAGGACCTCTCCATCATCACGTCCAAGGACCTGACGTCCCAGCTCAAGAACGGCGACTTCACGTTCCGCTATTCGCAGAGCCTGGCCATCACCGCTGGCGACGACGTCATCATCGCTGGCGGCTGGCACGCCGCGGACGTGCGGACGGTTCCGGCGAAGACTGCGCTGGTCATCGTGGACACGCAGACCGACGAGGTGACCGTCAAGGTCGACAATCGCTGCGGCTGGGCGCGCGACGGCGTCAAGCACACGGATGGGAAGATTTATTACGCCACCGAATCCCTGGGCAGCGGAGCGCACTTCGTCTCTCCCGGGACCACCGGCGCGCCCTGCATGGTCCGCTTCGATCCCGCGACTGGCGAGTTCGATGCGTGGTCCACCACGCTCGATTCCTTCATCAACCCCGGGACGGAGGGGGACATTGCCGCCATGCTCCTGCCTGGAGCTCCCGGCAAGGGCTACCTGCGGGTGATGAACAAGGCCGCCGCGCAGTCCGCCTGGGACGCCGCGGTGGCCGCCGAGCGGCCGTTCAACGGGCAGAACGCCGCCGTGGGTGCCTGGTGGAGCCTGTGGGAGGTCACCCTCGGCGACGCGCCGACCGCGACGCCCGTCGTCCGGGACGACCTGGTGCCCACCAACGGTCGCACCATCCCGCAGAACCCTGGTGAGCTCCTGGTGCTGCCGGAGTTCATCAATGACAACGCCCAGACGCGCTTCCGCCTCATGAGCCCCGAGACGGGGCTCGGGGACGCGAAGACGGTCGTCGAGGGCCAGGTGCGCGGCCTCCTCCGGATCCGCTAGCCACCCGCCTGCCGTTCGGAGCCCCCGCCGTGCATGGGCGGGGACTCCGGTTCATCTGTCATCACCGGGTCTCCCACCATGAGTCTCTTCATCCCCCTCGCGCTGGCGCGCTCCCTTGGGCTGCGCTTGCTGAACCCGCTGCTCGCCGCACGCCCCGCGCGCTTGAGCCGAGGCGTGGGCCCCCTGAGGCGCATCCACGTGCTCCTCGCGGCGGGTCTGCTGACCGCCAGTTGCTCCTCGGGGCCGGCATCACGCACCGCGCCGGTGGCTCGGGTGGACGGGACGCCGGTGACGCTCCAGGACACCTTCCAGTTCGATCTCGACTCGACCCACACCGGACGGACCCACCGGTTGTACGTGGCGGTGCCCGAGGGCCCCGCGCCCGCCGCCGGCCATCCGGTCATCTACCTGCTGGATGGCGGCGCGCACTTTCCCACCCTGGAGCGTCTCACGCGCGCCCTCCCCAGGCTCGCGCGGGGCTTCGGCGTCGCGGCTGCAACGCCGGTCATCGTCGGGCTGACCTACCCGGGTGACCCGGCCCACAACGACCAGGCACGCGGTGAGGACTACACGCCGCCCGCCCCGAATCTCTCGAACACAGGGGACCGGTTCTCGAAGAAGCAGGGGGGAGCGGATCGCTTCCTGGACTTCCTGAAGAAGGAACTCGAGCCCGCGCTTGCATCGAGATTGCCGATCGACGGCTCGCGCACCGCGCTGATGGGCCACTCCTATGGCGGCCTCCTGGTGCTGCATGCGTTCTTCACGAGGCCCACGTCCTTCAACGCCTTCATCGCGGGGAGCCCGTCCATCTGGTGGAACGACCGCTACGTGCTCACCGAGAAGAAGGCCTTCCTGGAGCGGTTCGCGCGGACCCCGGTGAAGGCGCGCGTGCTGCTCACGGTGGGAGGGCTGGAGCAGAAGCCGCGCAAGAGCGAGGGGACGCGGGGCATGTTCGCCGCCGAGCGGCGGATGGTCGACAATGCCCGCGAGCTCGCCGTGGAGCTCGAGGCGATGGGCGGCGGCGATTTCGCGGTCCAGTACCTGGAGTTTCCCGGCGATGATCACTACAGCGCATGGCTCCCCATGCTGAGCCGTGGGCTGCTCTTCTTCTCCGCTCCCTCGCTGCTTCCGGGGGCCGACTGAGCCCGCACGGGCCCTGGCCCCCCTCGTCGGACCCACGCCGCGTGCATCGTGTCGACCTCCTCGCGGATTGTGGAACGGAGCGGTGGCGGTCGACACGGCACCCTCCGTCTTGTGCTTCTCGTTGCTGTCAGACCTGGAGCGTTCCGTTGCTGATGGCGATCTTCGGGCTTCGGAGCCCCATCATGACCCACGCACCGAGAAGCTTGATGAAGAATGAGAGCGTTTGGCTTTTGCCGTTCGGGACGTCATCAGGCAGCACCACGCCGGGCGGGAGGTCGCCTGTCATCGTCCGCATCTCGAGCCGGGGCAGCGTTCCCGTGGGCCAGAGACAGCCATAGAGGCTGAGCCAGTGGCCGTTCTCGAACTCGAGGAAGACTGGCGTGTTGCAGCAGGTGGCGACGAACCGGCGGGTCTTCGCCTCGGGCGTGAGGCGGAACTCCTTGAGGCGGTCGGTGCCCTCAAGGAATCGGACGCGATCCTTGCGGTAGAGCACGAAGCGCGTGGCGCCATGGGATTCCAGGACCTGCCGGGCCGCGGGGAGGGCCTGCATCCTGGCGCCGGCCGCACGGCAGCTGTTGCAACAGCATTCGACGCTGACGATGTGCG from Myxococcus xanthus encodes the following:
- a CDS encoding GFA family protein; protein product: MIQPPQLSCACGQVHLQVEGAHIVSVECCCNSCRAAGARMQALPAARQVLESHGATRFVLYRKDRVRFLEGTDRLKEFRLTPEAKTRRFVATCCNTPVFLEFENGHWLSLYGCLWPTGTLPRLEMRTMTGDLPPGVVLPDDVPNGKSQTLSFFIKLLGAWVMMGLRSPKIAISNGTLQV
- a CDS encoding alpha/beta hydrolase, coding for MSLFIPLALARSLGLRLLNPLLAARPARLSRGVGPLRRIHVLLAAGLLTASCSSGPASRTAPVARVDGTPVTLQDTFQFDLDSTHTGRTHRLYVAVPEGPAPAAGHPVIYLLDGGAHFPTLERLTRALPRLARGFGVAAATPVIVGLTYPGDPAHNDQARGEDYTPPAPNLSNTGDRFSKKQGGADRFLDFLKKELEPALASRLPIDGSRTALMGHSYGGLLVLHAFFTRPTSFNAFIAGSPSIWWNDRYVLTEKKAFLERFARTPVKARVLLTVGGLEQKPRKSEGTRGMFAAERRMVDNARELAVELEAMGGGDFAVQYLEFPGDDHYSAWLPMLSRGLLFFSAPSLLPGAD